The Sesamum indicum cultivar Zhongzhi No. 13 linkage group LG6, S_indicum_v1.0, whole genome shotgun sequence genome has a segment encoding these proteins:
- the LOC105164771 gene encoding protein Mpv17-like, with product MLKLWKWYQNCLATHPVKTQVISSGLIWGIGDIAAQAVTHYTAKRHHLQTHDENENKAKLNWRRVATTSFFGLGFVGPVGHFWYEGLDHFIRLQLKLQPNSFRFVGTKVAVDSIIFGPLDLLVFFTYMGFSLGKTASQVKEDVKRDFLPALVVEGGVWPILQVVNFRFVPVRYQLLYVNIFCLLDSCFLSWLEQQEDASWKQWFRSFMPQKEQEQSGA from the exons ATGTTGAAGCTGTGGAAATGGTACCAGAATTGTTTAGCGACGCATCCAGTTAAAACCCAGGTGATCAGCTCCGGCTTAATTTGGGGAATTGGCGACATTGCTGCTCAGGCGGTCACGCACTACACCGCCAAACGCCACCATCTTCAAACCCAC gatgaaaatgaaaataaagcaaaGCTCAATTGGAGACGAGTTGCTACGACAAGCTTTTTTGGCCTTGGTTTTGTTGGTCCCGTTGGCCACTTCTG GTATGAAGGGCTGGACCACTTCATTAGGTTGCAGTTAAAGCTACAACCAAATTCCTTCCGCTTTGTTGGTACAAAAGTAGCAGTAGATAGTATAATCTTTGGGCCCCTGGATTTACTTGTGTTCTTCACTTACATGGGGTTTTCTTTGGGGAAAACTGCCAGTCAGGTTAAGGAAGATGTTAAGAGAGACTTTCTCCCAGCCTTAGTTGTGGAGGGAGGCGTATGGCCCATTCTTCAGGTGGTGAACTTCCGGTTTGTTCCAGTTCGGTATCAACTCCTTTATGTCAACATCTTCTGTTTGTTGGATAGCTGCTTTCTTTCGTGGCTTGAGCAGCAAGAAGACGCTTCTTGGAAGCAATGGTTCAGATCATTTATGCCTCAAAAGGAACAAGAACAATCAGGCGCGTAG
- the LOC105164772 gene encoding pentatricopeptide repeat-containing protein At2g30780-like isoform X2: MSHWTRFQIDEPFSELEAKAEKLCKIKSMAAARARVSLSIFRAKNPSPITKLLKAPVSRIKATLDSEFSSESTEFPWADLLTSLNSSAPRKANLVIEWKLEKLGREDEKSHDSYAQLISLCESIKNLPTALLVFSSMEAQGVKPTSSVFNALILTSLSSGNMLTALSLYEIMERSEGYRPDSDTYNAFILAYAKSGNQSATEAWLTAKIASGFSADAQTYAFLILSCVKSKNFEDAQRYYKEMMSSGLIPNESVFQSMLLMYCKQRNPSRIKEILKFMLKGEHRIDRNMAKKVVDLYQELGLVEQLEELLVNFTESDQNSEVLSLFHCSIIRMYADTDRLDDVEYSVGRMLKHGIAFSCSEDVEKVICSYFRREAYDRLELFLERIKDSYKLTRSIYGLLGAGYRRAGLIEKLNILVNEMKVAGFV; encoded by the exons ATGAGTCACTGGACACGTTTTCAAATAGACGAACCTTTTAGCGAGCTTGAGGCGAAAGCCGAGAAACTCtgcaaaatcaaatcaatggCGGCAGCACGGGCCAGAGTTTCGCTATCGATTTTTCGAGCTAAAAACCCTTCGCCTATAACT AAGCTTCTGAAAGCGCCGGTTTCAAGAATTAAAGCAACCCTCGACTCTGAGTTCAGCTCAGAATCGACTGAGTTTCCGTGGGCTGACCTTCTCACCTCTCTCAATTCCTCTGCTCCCCGGAAAGCTAATTTG GTAATTGAATGGAAATTGGAGAAATTGGGAAGAGAGGATGAGAAAAGTCATGATTCTTACGCTCAGTTGATATCTTTATGTGAAAGCATTAAGAATCTCCCTACTGCGTTGCTCGTGTTTAGTTCAATGGAGGCTCAGGGAGTTAAACCTACATCTTCAGTGTTCAATGCCCTTATCTTGACAAGTTTATCTTCAGGTAATATGCTCACAGCATTAAGcttatatgaaataatggaGCGTTCTGAGGGCTACAGACCCGATTCTGACACTTATAATGCTTTCATTTTGGCATATGCAAAATCGGGAAACCAGAGTGCAACTGAAGCTTGGTTAACAGCTAAAATAGCCTCTGGTTTCTCTGCTGATGCTCAAACGTATGCTTTTCTCATACTTTCTTGTgtcaaatcaaaaaattttgaggaTGCACAAAGATATTACAAAGAAATGATGTCATCTGGGCTAATCCCTAATGAATCCGTCTTCCAGAGCATGCTCTTGATGTACTGTAAGCAGAGAAATCCGAGTAGGATTAAAGAGATTTTGAAGTTTATGCTAAAAGGTGAGCATCGGATTGATCGAAATATGGCCAAAAAGGTTGTGGATTTGTACCAAGAACTTGGACTGGTAGAACAGCTGGAAGAATTGTTAGTGAATTTTACTGAATCTGACCAGAATTCGGAAGTCCTTTCACTGTTTCACTGCTCGATAATAAGAATGTATGCAGATACAGATAGGTTAGATGATGTCGAGTACTCTGTTGGGAGAATGCTAAAGCATGGAATAGCATTTAGCTGCTCAGAGGATGTTGAAAAGGTGATTTGTTCTTATTTCAGAAGGGAAGCTTATGATAGGCTGGAGTTGTTTTTGGAGCGTATAAAAGATTCTTACAAACTTACAAGGTCCATCTATGGTTTGTTGGGAGCTGGCTACCGACGGGCTGGcctaatagaaaaattgaacatACTGGTGAATGAGATGAAAGTGGCTGGTTTTGTGTAG
- the LOC105164772 gene encoding pentatricopeptide repeat-containing protein At2g30780-like isoform X1: MSHWTRFQIDEPFSELEAKAEKLCKIKSMAAARARVSLSIFRAKNPSPITVSCLRFARLLIIDNHFSSSSTDIPLLQKLLKAPVSRIKATLDSEFSSESTEFPWADLLTSLNSSAPRKANLVIEWKLEKLGREDEKSHDSYAQLISLCESIKNLPTALLVFSSMEAQGVKPTSSVFNALILTSLSSGNMLTALSLYEIMERSEGYRPDSDTYNAFILAYAKSGNQSATEAWLTAKIASGFSADAQTYAFLILSCVKSKNFEDAQRYYKEMMSSGLIPNESVFQSMLLMYCKQRNPSRIKEILKFMLKGEHRIDRNMAKKVVDLYQELGLVEQLEELLVNFTESDQNSEVLSLFHCSIIRMYADTDRLDDVEYSVGRMLKHGIAFSCSEDVEKVICSYFRREAYDRLELFLERIKDSYKLTRSIYGLLGAGYRRAGLIEKLNILVNEMKVAGFV, encoded by the exons ATGAGTCACTGGACACGTTTTCAAATAGACGAACCTTTTAGCGAGCTTGAGGCGAAAGCCGAGAAACTCtgcaaaatcaaatcaatggCGGCAGCACGGGCCAGAGTTTCGCTATCGATTTTTCGAGCTAAAAACCCTTCGCCTATAACTGTAAGCTGCCTCCGATTTGCACGACTTCTCATCATCGACAATCATTTCTCTTCTTCGTCAACTGATATCCCTCTGCTCCAGAAGCTTCTGAAAGCGCCGGTTTCAAGAATTAAAGCAACCCTCGACTCTGAGTTCAGCTCAGAATCGACTGAGTTTCCGTGGGCTGACCTTCTCACCTCTCTCAATTCCTCTGCTCCCCGGAAAGCTAATTTG GTAATTGAATGGAAATTGGAGAAATTGGGAAGAGAGGATGAGAAAAGTCATGATTCTTACGCTCAGTTGATATCTTTATGTGAAAGCATTAAGAATCTCCCTACTGCGTTGCTCGTGTTTAGTTCAATGGAGGCTCAGGGAGTTAAACCTACATCTTCAGTGTTCAATGCCCTTATCTTGACAAGTTTATCTTCAGGTAATATGCTCACAGCATTAAGcttatatgaaataatggaGCGTTCTGAGGGCTACAGACCCGATTCTGACACTTATAATGCTTTCATTTTGGCATATGCAAAATCGGGAAACCAGAGTGCAACTGAAGCTTGGTTAACAGCTAAAATAGCCTCTGGTTTCTCTGCTGATGCTCAAACGTATGCTTTTCTCATACTTTCTTGTgtcaaatcaaaaaattttgaggaTGCACAAAGATATTACAAAGAAATGATGTCATCTGGGCTAATCCCTAATGAATCCGTCTTCCAGAGCATGCTCTTGATGTACTGTAAGCAGAGAAATCCGAGTAGGATTAAAGAGATTTTGAAGTTTATGCTAAAAGGTGAGCATCGGATTGATCGAAATATGGCCAAAAAGGTTGTGGATTTGTACCAAGAACTTGGACTGGTAGAACAGCTGGAAGAATTGTTAGTGAATTTTACTGAATCTGACCAGAATTCGGAAGTCCTTTCACTGTTTCACTGCTCGATAATAAGAATGTATGCAGATACAGATAGGTTAGATGATGTCGAGTACTCTGTTGGGAGAATGCTAAAGCATGGAATAGCATTTAGCTGCTCAGAGGATGTTGAAAAGGTGATTTGTTCTTATTTCAGAAGGGAAGCTTATGATAGGCTGGAGTTGTTTTTGGAGCGTATAAAAGATTCTTACAAACTTACAAGGTCCATCTATGGTTTGTTGGGAGCTGGCTACCGACGGGCTGGcctaatagaaaaattgaacatACTGGTGAATGAGATGAAAGTGGCTGGTTTTGTGTAG
- the LOC105164770 gene encoding GTP-binding protein At2g22870 (The sequence of the model RefSeq protein was modified relative to this genomic sequence to represent the inferred CDS: added 31 bases not found in genome assembly), with translation MFLTHQFPRIHSHFLFSSFTSHKPTKLFLITSDLLSKPKPKPKPKPDSVPVPSPLSHFSTLTPTTTAPSLPHEQESLQLSLETLFVPPETDVSSLLNAPLSARILKGSNIVLSKYAGDGVEIVNADFVKSSVRTEDCPSDGMPEFALVGRSNVGKSSLLNSLVRRKRLALTSKKPGKTQCINHFRINDSWYLVDLPGYGYAAAPHELRTDWDKFTKDYFLNRSTLVSVFLLIDASIPAKQIDLEYASWLGQNQIPMTLIFTKCDKRKKKKNGGKRPEENVQDFQELIRGFFQTAPPWIMTSSVTNQGREEILLHMSQLRNYWLKH, from the exons ATGTTTCTAACTCACCAGTTTCCAAGAATCCATTCCCACTTTCTCTTTTCCTCCTTCACATCCCACAAGCCCACGAAACTCTTCCTAATCACCTCAGACCTCTTATCCAAACCCAAACCCAAACCCAAACCCAAACCTGATTCCGTACCCGTACCCTCACCCCTCTCCCACTTCTCTACACTCACTCCCACCACCACAGCTCCTTCTCTACCCCATGAACAAGAAAGCTTACAACTTTCTCTTGAAACCCTTTTCGTGCCGCCCGAAACAGATGTTTCGTCCCTTCTAAACGCGCCTTTGAGCGCAAGAATCTTGAAGGGCTCGAACATTGTGCTGAGCAAGTACGCTGGAGATGGTGTGGAGATTGTGAATGCGGACTTTGTGAAGAGCAGTGTGAGAACCGAGGATTGCCCCTCTGATGGAATGCCGGAGTTTGCGCTTGTGGGCCGGTCTAATGTGGGGAAATCATCGCTTCTTAATTCGCTTGTTAGGCGCAAGCGCCTCGCTCTTACTTCTAAGAAACCCg GGAAGACACAATGCATCAATCATTTTCGCATTAATGATAGCTGGTACCTCGTTGATTTGCCAGGCTACGG GTATGCCGCTGCACCACATGAGCTGCGAACCGACTGGGATAAATTCACCAAGGATTATTTCCTTAACCGCTCAACTCTTGTCTCAGTATTCC GATTGATCTGGAGTACGCAAGTTGGTTGGGACAAAACCAG ATCCCTATgactttaatatttacaaaatgcGACAAacggaaaaagaagaagaacgGGGGAAAGAGACCCGAAGAGAATGTGCAAGATTTTCAGGAACTCATACGTGGCTTCTTCCAGACAGCACCACCTTGGATTATGACCAGTAGTGTGACAAATCAAGGTCGCGAGGAAATATTGTTGCACATGTCTCAGTTACGGAACTACTGGCTCAAGCATTAA
- the LOC105164773 gene encoding rhomboid-like protein 11, chloroplastic, whose product MMQLQLKAKLKFLPALKFHGDNPFKLMPMAVAAPPPSASKFNRHSFFSSSAKPHSPLLLCRMSGNSDMISQLELGKAEEKRKPEKRVNGIFWILLINLGIYLADHVLQVPWVKELYLYHNQPAWYQFITATFCHFNWNHLSSNLFFLYIFGKLVEEEEGNFALWLSYILTGAGANLVSWLVLPRNAVSIGASGAVFGLFAISVLVKMSWDWRKILEVLILGQFVVEKVMEAAQASASLGGSLRGGYALQNVNHIAHLSGALIGVFLIWLLSSVPSPTDEK is encoded by the exons atgatGCAGCTTCAGTTGAAGGCTAAGCTTAAATTTCTTCCAGCGCTTAAATTCCATGGCGATAATCCCTTCAAGCTCATGCCCATGGCCGTCGCTGCACCGCCCCCTTCTGCTTCCAAATTCAATCgccattcttttttttcatcatCCGCAAAACCCCACTCTCCATTGTTGCTATGCAGAATGAGCGGAAACTCAG ACATGATATCACAACTGGAACTTGGGAAGGCCGAAGAGAAAAGGAAGCCAGAGAAGCGTGTCAATGGCATATTCTGGATTCTACTTATTAATCTTGGGATATACTTGGCAGATCATGTTTTGCAG GTTCCATGGGTTAAGGAACTCTATTTGTATCATAATCAGCCGGCTTGGTATCAGTTTATAACCGCAACATTCTGCCATTTTAATTG GAATCATCTGTCCAGCAATCTGTTTTTCTTGTACATTTTTG GAAAacttgttgaagaagaagaaggaaactTTGCTCTATGGCTCTCCTATATTTTGACAGGTGCAGGAGCAAACCTTGTTTCATGGTTAGTTCTCCCAAGAAACGCGGTTTCTATTGGAGCATCTGGTGCTGTATTTGGACTCTTTGCTATTAGTGTCCTCGTGAAG ATGTCCTGGGACTGGAGAAAGATCCTTGAAGTACTTATTTTGGGGCAGTTTGTTGTAGAAAAG GTTATGGAAGCAGCCCAAGCTTCAGCAAGCTTAGGTGGAAGTTTGCGGGGAGGCTATGCGTTGCAGAATGTAAATCACATAGCACATCTCTCAGGTGCCCTTATAGGTGTATTTCTAATATGGCTCCTCAGCTCTGTTCCTTCCCCAACCGATGAGAAATAA